Proteins encoded together in one Triticum dicoccoides isolate Atlit2015 ecotype Zavitan chromosome 7B, WEW_v2.0, whole genome shotgun sequence window:
- the LOC119337292 gene encoding protein TRIGALACTOSYLDIACYLGLYCEROL 2, chloroplastic-like: MRRLPAAPPRPLLHPHVSPALGVLQQHGRVAMARTIPVVCCSYLLPNRRTPSQGAEFEPLRSRSTDRDRGSAMTRANPVAASGGEASPSPSPDGGRNPFAPLVELWRRTMQPLGDYGFGKRSVWEGGVGLFMVFGAALLALALGWLRGFQLRSRFRKYSAVFEFSQACGICVGTPLRIRGVTVGSVVRVDSSLRSIDAYVEVEDDEIIVPRNSLVEVNQSGLLMETMIDITPKDPLPTPSVGPLEADCSKEGLILCDKERMKGQQGVSLDAMVGIFTRLGRDMEEIGVHKSFKLAEKVASIMEEAQPLLSRIEALAEEVQPLLSEVRDSDLVKDVETIAKGLADASGDLRRLKSSMLTPENSDLIKQSIFTLIFTLKNIESISSDISGFTGDEATRRNIKLLIKSLSRLL; this comes from the exons ATGCGCCGCCTACCTGCTGCTCCTCCCCGCCCACTTCTCCACCCGCACGTCTCCCCCGCGCTCGGAGTCCTGCAACAGCATGGCCGAGTGGCGATGGCAAGGACGATCCCCGTAGTATGCTGCTCCTACCTCCTACCAAATCGCAGGACGCCCAGCCAGGGCGCTGAATTCGAACCTCTACGATCCAGATCGACCGATCGGGACCGGGGCTCCGCAATGACCCGAGCGAATCCCgtagcggcgagcggcggcgaggcgtcgccgtcgccgtcgccggatgGCGGCAGGAACCCGTTCGCCCCGCTCGTCGAGCTGTGGCGCCGGACGATGCAGCCTCTTGGGGACTACGGATTCGGCAAGCGCAGCGTCTGGGAAGGCGGCGTGGGGCTCTTCATGGTCTTCGGGGCGGCCCTGCTGGCGCTCGCGCTCGGCTGGCTCCGGGGGTTCCAGCTGCGCTCGCGCTTCCGCAAGTACAGCGCCGTGTTCGAGTTCAGCCAGGCGTGCGGGATCTGCGTCGGCACGCCCCTCAGGATACGCGGTGTCACCGTCGGGAGCGTCGTCCGCGTCGACTCTTCACTCAGGAGTATTGATGCCTATGTTGAG GTTGAAGATGATGAAATTATTGTGCCCCGTAATTCATTGGTTGAGGTGAATCAATCTGGCCTCCTAATGGAGACAATGATCGATATTACACCAAAAGATCCACTCCCAACACCTTCAGTTGGTCCACTGGAGGCAGACTGTTCCAAAGAAGGCTTAATCCTCTGTGACAAAGAGAGAATGAAAGGACAACAAGGAGTAAGCTTAGATGCAATGGTGGGTATATTTACCCGTCTAGGAAGAGACATGGAGGAAATTGGTGTTCACAAAAGCTTCAAGTTGGCGGAAAAGGTTGCATCTATAATGGAAGAAGCACAACCTCTCCTTTCACGG ATTGAAGCATTAGCTGAAGAAGTTCAACCTTTGCTCTCGGAGGTGCGTGATAGTGATCTTGTGAAGGATGTGGAGACTATAGCTAAAGGCCTGGCTGACGCATCTGGTGATTTAAG AAGGTTGAAATCCTCCATGCTTACCCCTGAGAACAGTGATCTAATCAAGCAGTCTATATTCACCCTTATATTTACTCTGAAGAACATTGAG AGTATTAGCTCGGACATCTCTGGTTTCACCGGCGACGAGGCGACACGGCGGAACATCAAGCTGCTGATCAAGTCCCTCAGCAGACTATTGTGA